In Zea mays cultivar B73 chromosome 7, Zm-B73-REFERENCE-NAM-5.0, whole genome shotgun sequence, the following proteins share a genomic window:
- the LOC100381856 gene encoding Protein SRC2-like — protein sequence MAYRALEVTLLSAKDLKRVNLISRMEVYAVVSISGDPLTRQCTQPDPYGGRHPSWNTSFRFNVPPTAATATGCLHVLLRTERALGDRDVGEVIVPLADILATAGGASDPGPRPPQLASYQVRKVHRCEPRGVLNVSYRLGPIVGQQAAPLARADEAAAAFVGYPVVPRQYYPAPYAYLPSPLSLAPGPSPPAQAAGGRDTLALHPPSPYSLPAATYPPAASAYPQQAAAGPGRNALPAPASEESNGKLDFGVGLGAGLVSGAIGGMLVASDVMMSDAAAYNSGYRAGLADGGAAAVYRSSYRVPDKVEAKRAAV from the coding sequence ATGGCGTACAGGGCGTTGGAGGTGACTCTCCTGTCGGCCAAGGACCTGAAGAGGGTGAACCTGATCTCGCGCATGGAGGTATACGCCGTGGTGAGCATCTCCGGCGACCCTCTGACGCGGCAGTGCACCCAGCCGGACCCCTACGGCGGGCGCCACCCGTCCTGGAACACCTCGTTCCGGTTCAACGTCCCGCCCACCGCCGCGACGGCCACCGGCTGCCTCCACGTGCTCCTGCGCACCGAGCGCGCCCTGGGCGACCGCGACGTCGGCGAGGTCATCGTGCCCCTGGCTGACATCCTCGCCACCGCTGGCGGCGCGTCCGACCCTGGCCCCCGGCCTCCGCAGCTCGCATCGTACCAGGTCCGCAAGGTGCACCGTTGCGAGCCTCGCGGCGTGCTCAACGTGTCGTACCGCCTGGGCCCCATCGTCGGccagcaggcggcgcctctggcgagaGCCGACGAGGCCGCTGCCGCCTTCGTCGGCTACCCAGTAGTGCCGCGGCAGTACTACCCCGCGCCGTACGCCTACCTGCCCTCGCCGCTGTCCCTGGCGCCCGGGCCCTCTCCTCCCGCGCAAGCTGCCGGCGGACGCGACACCCTGGCCCTGCACCCGCCTTCGCCGTACAGCTTGCCTGCTGCTACTTACCCGCCGGCTGCTTCTGCTTATCCGCAGCAGGCGGCTGCCGGTCCCGGGCGCAATGCTCTGCCGGCACCGGCGAGCGAGGAGAGCAACGGAAAGCTGGACTTCGGGGTAGGCCTCGGCGCGGGGCTGGTCAGCGGCGCGATCGGCGGGATGCTGGTCGCCAGCGACGTGATGATGTCTGACGCGGCGGCTTACAACTCCGGGTACCGCGCTGGACTGGCCGACGGCGGCGCGGCAGCGGTGTACAGGAGCTCTTATCGCGTTCCCGATAAGGTCGAAGCAAAACGGGCGGCAGTGTGA